One Mycolicibacterium parafortuitum DNA segment encodes these proteins:
- a CDS encoding MarR family winged helix-turn-helix transcriptional regulator: MPDGDRVALERLIAGDVRALTAASDEIGHSFSARHGLTANDFRALLHVTVSEDDGDPLTAGELRTRMGTSGAAITYLVERMLESGHVLRDSDPSDRRKVLLRVAEHGKGVAREFFGPLAEHTHRALAELPDGDLEAAHRVMTALVKAMSEFGEQLNRD, translated from the coding sequence ATGCCAGACGGGGACCGCGTTGCGTTGGAACGGCTGATCGCGGGCGACGTGCGGGCGCTGACGGCGGCATCCGACGAGATCGGGCACAGCTTCTCGGCGCGCCACGGGCTCACCGCCAACGACTTCCGCGCGCTGCTGCACGTCACCGTCAGTGAGGACGACGGTGATCCACTGACCGCGGGCGAACTGCGCACCCGGATGGGCACCTCGGGTGCGGCGATCACCTACCTGGTCGAGCGGATGCTCGAATCAGGCCACGTGTTGCGCGACAGCGACCCGAGTGACCGGCGCAAGGTGCTGCTGCGCGTCGCCGAGCACGGTAAAGGCGTCGCGCGGGAGTTCTTCGGACCGCTGGCCGAGCACACCCACCGCGCGCTGGCCGAGCTCCCCGACGGCGACCTGGAGGCCGCGCATCGTGTGATGACCGCGCTGGTGAAGGCGATGTCCGAGTTCGGCGAGCAGCTCAACCGCGATTGA